In Pelomicrobium methylotrophicum, the following are encoded in one genomic region:
- a CDS encoding GntR family transcriptional regulator has translation MTTDFAVNRRDRRATKEAFLTPDPLYKHVKSEIIQSLTKGEWGPGEMLPSEPKLAERYGVGISTVRAAIGELAAAGVLVKKQGKGTFVAVHGEERSIYQFFHVVRNDGRKDLPISELLLFKKVQADNEVADLLKLPRSEKRHDVYLLRNVLRVQGTPVVVSDITVPAALFPGLNEEILRTGGRTLYAVYQKHFGVHIVRTIEQLRAVKADSVATRIFSLPRSEPVLEVRRVAYTFNDLPVEVRRSQVDTRHYHYRIEQGNDD, from the coding sequence ATGACTACGGATTTTGCTGTGAATCGCCGCGATCGCAGAGCAACCAAGGAAGCCTTTCTCACTCCGGATCCGCTCTACAAGCACGTAAAAAGCGAGATCATTCAAAGCCTTACAAAAGGCGAATGGGGGCCGGGCGAGATGCTCCCCAGCGAGCCCAAACTAGCGGAGCGCTACGGAGTTGGTATTTCCACCGTTCGCGCTGCAATTGGAGAGTTGGCCGCGGCCGGAGTGCTGGTAAAAAAACAGGGGAAAGGAACGTTTGTTGCGGTTCATGGTGAAGAACGCAGCATTTATCAGTTCTTTCATGTCGTACGCAACGACGGGAGAAAGGATCTCCCCATCAGTGAGCTGCTCCTATTCAAGAAGGTCCAAGCCGATAATGAGGTAGCCGATCTACTCAAACTGCCACGTTCCGAGAAGCGACACGACGTTTACCTGCTCCGGAATGTCCTTCGAGTCCAGGGAACCCCAGTTGTTGTGTCAGATATTACTGTACCCGCGGCACTCTTTCCGGGCCTCAATGAGGAAATTTTACGCACAGGTGGTAGGACTTTATATGCTGTTTATCAAAAACACTTCGGCGTGCATATTGTTAGAACAATTGAACAGCTTCGTGCTGTGAAGGCAGACTCCGTTGCGACGCGCATCTTTTCGCTACCCCGCTCTGAACCGGTCTTGGAGGTGCGAAGGGTCGCCTACACCTTTAATGACCTGCCGGTCGAAGTGCGTCGAAGCCAAGTTGATACACGGCATTATCATTACCGCATTGAACAGGGAAACGACGATTGA
- a CDS encoding type 1 glutamine amidotransferase domain-containing protein, which yields MRDLGGRHVAVLVENNYQEMEVWYPIYRFLEGGAKVSIVGPKAEKYTSKLGYPVIADMAAADALKMYFDAVIIPGGYAPDLMRLNDDLITLVRNHALAGKVVAAICHGSWMLASAGVIRGKRLTGAPQIRDDLRNAGATYLDEEAVRDGNIITSRKPDDIPAFCAAIIAALTEARVEAA from the coding sequence ATGCGGGATCTCGGGGGTAGGCATGTCGCGGTTCTGGTGGAAAACAATTATCAGGAAATGGAAGTCTGGTATCCGATCTATCGGTTTTTGGAGGGTGGGGCTAAGGTTTCGATCGTGGGACCCAAGGCCGAAAAGTACACCTCAAAGCTGGGCTACCCGGTCATTGCAGACATGGCTGCTGCGGATGCCCTAAAAATGTACTTCGATGCAGTGATCATTCCAGGCGGCTATGCACCTGACCTCATGCGGTTGAACGATGATCTAATAACCCTGGTTCGTAATCACGCTCTGGCGGGGAAGGTGGTCGCCGCGATCTGCCACGGTAGTTGGATGCTTGCCTCCGCAGGGGTGATCCGTGGAAAACGCTTGACTGGAGCGCCTCAGATCCGCGATGACCTCAGAAACGCTGGTGCCACATACCTGGACGAGGAGGCGGTCCGGGACGGGAACATTATTACCTCGCGCAAACCAGACGACATCCCAGCGTTTTGCGCTGCCATCATCGCTGCCTTGACGGAAGCACGGGTTGAGGCGGCATAG
- a CDS encoding sulfite oxidase, whose protein sequence is MSDSNPKAAAIPLTRNPFHCKESRIPIEGAFTREEVQLALRQVEMPLEALRYDTTPVGLHYTLNHFDIPALEASCYRLTVSGRVRRPLSLAIDDLLRFPQVTQRVTLECAGNGRGLMTPRYPSMPWMYGAIGTAEWTGVRLRDVLAEAELLPDAVELSFYGADRGFDNGVEHPYGRSLKPELALSEDVLIAFAMNGAPLSAQHGWPLRLVVPGWYGMASVKWLVRIEAIDRPFDGYQQVVGYHYRNSADDPGVPVTSLRVKSLMVPPGIPDWYTGTRIVDRDAMLVSGRAWSGNGVPVVRVEVAVDEDWYEASVEPPSFRFAWQAWRFKWHPVPGEHELLCRATDASGATQPLAPHWNWNGMGNNACQRVRVFVR, encoded by the coding sequence ATGAGTGATTCAAATCCGAAGGCCGCGGCCATACCGCTAACCCGCAATCCCTTCCACTGCAAGGAGAGCCGTATACCCATCGAGGGCGCTTTTACTCGCGAGGAGGTGCAGCTCGCTCTGCGGCAAGTGGAAATGCCACTGGAGGCACTGCGCTACGACACCACTCCCGTGGGTCTGCATTACACGCTCAACCACTTCGACATACCGGCACTGGAAGCAAGCTGTTACCGGCTTACTGTAAGCGGGCGCGTGCGCCGGCCACTTTCTCTTGCCATCGACGACCTGCTGCGGTTTCCTCAAGTTACCCAGCGTGTAACCCTGGAGTGCGCCGGCAACGGCCGAGGTCTCATGACACCTCGTTACCCGAGCATGCCATGGATGTACGGTGCGATCGGGACTGCAGAGTGGACCGGTGTGCGGTTGCGGGATGTGCTCGCAGAGGCCGAACTTCTCCCAGACGCAGTAGAACTGAGCTTTTATGGCGCTGACCGCGGTTTCGATAATGGGGTGGAACACCCTTACGGTCGTAGCCTCAAACCCGAATTGGCCTTGTCCGAGGACGTGCTTATCGCTTTCGCAATGAACGGAGCACCCTTGAGCGCACAGCATGGATGGCCACTCCGCCTCGTCGTGCCTGGTTGGTACGGCATGGCAAGTGTGAAATGGCTCGTCCGCATCGAAGCCATTGACAGGCCGTTCGACGGCTACCAGCAAGTGGTAGGCTACCATTACCGGAATTCTGCAGACGATCCGGGTGTACCGGTGACCTCCCTGCGGGTCAAGTCGCTGATGGTCCCGCCAGGCATCCCCGACTGGTACACTGGTACGAGGATAGTGGATCGGGACGCCATGCTGGTGAGCGGCCGGGCGTGGTCAGGAAACGGCGTGCCGGTCGTGCGGGTAGAGGTGGCGGTGGATGAGGACTGGTATGAGGCCAGTGTCGAGCCACCTTCATTCCGGTTTGCGTGGCAGGCATGGCGTTTCAAGTGGCATCCCGTTCCTGGCGAGCACGAGCTCCTGTGCCGTGCCACGGACGCGAGCGGCGCGACCCAACCCCTTGCACCCCACTGGAACTGGAATGGCATGGGCAATAACGCTTGCCAGCGCGTGCGGGTGTTCGTGCGTTAG